A single genomic interval of Helianthus annuus cultivar XRQ/B chromosome 13, HanXRQr2.0-SUNRISE, whole genome shotgun sequence harbors:
- the LOC110899104 gene encoding uncharacterized protein LOC110899104: MECNKEEAVRAKQLAEKKMEIKDFSGALKIALKAQQLYPALENISQLMLVCEVHCAAEKRLYGTDKDWYGILKVEPSADDISIKKQYRKLALVLHPDKNSFAGATDAFKLIGEAQMVLLDREKRLIHDSKRRAFGNISASGYKQPSRQPNVQQVHPWNRTTPVNLNGSNFGNSGSFPFQQRAPTGVNGHTSHRPPTSMFWTGCPFCSVRYQLDRYSLNKNVSCQNCKETYPAYELGTHVPPRPTEGAKRTFTTKPVFEKKETPKAHGNVNRKRKKRVEESSSESADSHESSESEEDVQTNVNGEERRRSSRSKRNVSYKEKVNDIDIDDDGDNDDDATPSKPAEKEAKTAECDNEKSPNDKAKSDKSAKDDDDTDEEEPAILTCPDAEFHDFEKTRKEECFRVGQMWACYDTEDAMPRFYALIKKISPGFKLQIIWLKPVAVTKDEKKWTALDLPVSFGRYKYEKEDKTEDLLSFSHLVTWEAGPKPKTVNIIPRKGETWAVFKNWSMNWHTIYADAGEIKYEYEFVEILSDFDEKAGVRVSYLEKVKGFVCLYRRKAGAEMVIPASEKYKIAHMIPSYKMSGEERDGVPKGSFELDPAALPSVAFA, encoded by the coding sequence ATGGAGTGCAACAAAGAGGAAGCGGTGCGGGCCAAACAGCTCGCAGAAAAGAAAATGGAGATTAAGGACTTTTCGGGTGCTCTAAAGATCGCGTTAAAAGCGCAACAACTTTATCCCGCACTCGAAAACATTTCTCAATTAATGTTAGTATGCGAAGTGCACTGTGCTGCCGAGAAGCGATTATACGGTACCGACAAAGACTGGTACGGAATTCTCAAAGTTGAGCCTTCTGCTGATGACATATCAATTAAAAAACAGTACCGAAAGTTAGCGCTCGTACTTCATCCCGATAAGAACAGCTTTGCCGGAGCTACTGATGCGTTTAAGTTAATTGGTGAAGCTCAAATGGTGTTACTGGACCGTGAAAAGCGATTGATTCACGATAGCAAACGCAGAGCTTTCGGAAATATTTCCGCTTCGGGTTATAAGCAACCGAGCAGACAGCCGAATGTTCAACAAGTACATCCGTGGAATCGAACCACTCCCGTTAATTTAAACGGCAGCAATTTTGGTAATTCTGGTAGTTTTCCGTTTCAACAACGGGCCCCAACTGGTGTTAATGGACATACATCACATAGGCCACCAACGTCAATGTTTTGGACGGGCTGTCCTTTCTGTTCGGTTCGGTACCAGTTAGATCGCTATTCACTTAACAAGAATGTCTCTTGTCAAAACTGCAAGGAAACGTATCCGGCTTATGAATTGGGTACTCATGTTCCGCCTAGACCCACAGAGGGTGCGAAACGTACGTTTACTACAAAACCGGTATTTGAAAAGAAAGAAACTCCGAAAGCACACGGAAACGTGAACCGAAAACGGAAAAAGAGAGTAGAAGAATCTTCAAGTGAAAGTGCCGACAGTCATGAGAGCTCTGAATCGGAAGAAGATGTGCAGACAAACGTTAATGGCGAAGAGCGTCGTAGATCTTCTCGTTCAAAAAGAAACGTTTCTTACAAAGAaaaagtaaacgatattgatattgatgatgatggtgataatgatgatgatgctaCTCCATCAAAGCCTGCGGAAAAAGAAGCAAAAACAGCAGAATGCGATAACGAAAAATCTCCGAACGATAAGGCGAAATCCGATAAAAGTgcaaaagatgatgatgatacagacgAAGAAGAACCTGCGATTCTTACGTGCCCTGATGCAGAGTTTCACGATTTCGAAAAAACCCGAAAAGAAGAATGTTTTAGAGTCGGGCAGATGTGGGCTTGTTACGACACTGAAGACGCTATGCCCCGATTCTACGCGTTAATCAAAAAAATATCCCCAGGGTTCAAACTGCAAATCATATGGTTAAAACCCGTTGCTGTAACCAAGGATGAAAAAAAGTGGACGGCTTTGGATTTACCGGTTTCTTTCGGCAGATACAAATACGAGAAAGAAGATAAAACCGAGGACCTATTATCATTCTCACACTTGGTTACATGGGAAGCGGGTCCGAAACCCAAAACCGTGAACATAATTCCGAGAAAAGGCGAGACATGGGCGGTTTTTAAAAACTGGTCGATGAACTGGCACACTATATACGCAGACGCCGGGGAAATAAAGTACGAATACGAGTTTGTGGAAATCTTGTCGGATTTTGATGAGAAAGCGGGGGTGCGTGTTTCGTACTTGGAGAAAGTGAAGGGGTTTGTATGTCTTTATAGGAGAAAAGCGGGTGCCGAGATGGTAATTCCAGCCAGTGAAAAGTACAAAATTGCGCACATGATTCCGTCTTATAAAATGAGTGGAGAAGAACGAGACGGTGTTCCGAAAGGATCGTTTGAACTCGATCCTGCCGCGCTGCCTTCTGTAGCATTTGCgtaa
- the LOC110903154 gene encoding 50S ribosomal protein L3-1, chloroplastic, with the protein MGHLEKSGVIPLRHLQEFRLPSVDGFEPNQKLVLEELFKEGDLVDVSGTTIGKGFQGGIKRHNFKRGPMTHGSKSHRALGSIRAATTPGRVYKGKKMPGQMGGTKTKIRKLKIVKIDTDLFVVIKK; encoded by the exons ATGGGTCACTTGGAGAAATCTGGGGTGATTCCATTGAGGCATTTGCAGGAGTTTCGTTTGCCGTCCGTTGATGGGTTTGAGCCGAATCAGAAGCTGGTGTTGGAGGAGTTGTTTAAGGAAGGTGATTTGGTTGATGTTTCTGGTACCACCATTGGCAAAGGGTTTCAAG GCGGTATAAAGAGGCATAACTTCAAAAGAGGTCCAATGACCCACGGGTCAAAGAGTCATCGGGCTCTTGGTTCAATCAGAGCAGCAACAACGCCTGGGCGTGTGTACAAAGGGAAGAAAATGCCTGGTCAAATGGGAGGAACAAAAACCAAGATCCGAAAACTTAAGATTGTCAAAATCGACACTGATTTGTTTGTTGTGATTAAGAAATAG